A genomic region of Oryza glaberrima chromosome 1, OglaRS2, whole genome shotgun sequence contains the following coding sequences:
- the LOC127760491 gene encoding protein DETOXIFICATION 42-like isoform X1, translating into MQIDELSNTCMARSSSAPESMEADHQLTATVTAAASGDMPVTEQQQQQQMVAVAAPPATENADAAGGGGGGGGGGGGDNGDHLPPTATSLLGGARRTGLHLFVLNARSALRLDELGAEVLRIAVPASLALTADPLASLIDTAFIGRIGSVEIAAVGVAIAVFNQVMKVCIYPLVSVTTSFVAEEDAILSKGAAGDDDDDDDGHDAKGHGASAAAVADLEKQQVVGVDSAETNGAEVSTAAVRTTDDKKAAAAGVGVGKCRRRFVPSVTSALIVGAFLGLLQAVFLVAAGKPLLRIMGVKPGSPMMIPALRYLVVRSLGAPAVLLSLAMQGVFRGFKDTKTPLYATVTGDLANIALDPILIFTCRFGVVGAAIAHVISQYLITLIMLCKLVRKVDVIPSSLKSLKFRRFLGCGFLLLARVVAVTFCVTLAASLAARHGATAMAAFQICAQVWLASSLLADGLAVAGQALLASAFAKKDHYKVAVTTARVLQLAVVLGVGLTAFLAAGMWFGAGVFTSDAVVISTIHRGVPFVAGTQTINTLAFVFDGVNFGASDYAFAAYSMVGVAAVTIPCLVLLSSHGGFVGIWIALAIYMSVRAFASTWRMGAARGPWKFLRK; encoded by the exons ATGCAGATCGACGAGCTAAGCAACACCTGCATGGCGAGGAGTTCATCAGCTCCCGAATCCATGGAGGCGGATCACCAGCTGACAGCGACAGTGACAGCTGCTGCTTCCGGCGACATGCCGGTgaccgagcagcagcagcagcaacagatggtggcggtggcggcgccgccggcgaccgagAATGCTgatgctgccggcggcggtggcggcggtggcggcggcggcggcggcgataatggcgaccacttgccgccgacggcgacatCGTTGCTGGGCGGGGCGAGGAGGACGGGGCTGCATCTGTTCGTGCTGAACGCGAGGAGCGCGCTGAGGCTGGACGAGCTCGGCGCGGAGGTGCTGCGCATCGCCGTGCCGGCGTCGCTGGCGCTGACGGCCGACCCGCTGGCGTCGCTGATCGACACGGCGTTCATCGGCCGGATCGGGTCCGTGGAGATCGCCGCCGTGGGCGTCGCCATCGCGGTGTTCAACCAGGTCATGAAGGTGTGCATCTACCCGCTCGTCAGCGTCACCACCTCCTtcgtcgccgaggaggacgcCATCCTCAGCAAgggcgccgccggagacgacgacgacgacgacgacggccacgACGCCAAAGGCCACGGTGccagtgccgccgccgtcgcggatctggagaagcagcaggtggtgggtGTGGATTCAGCTGAAACCAATGGCGCCGAGgtctcgacggcggcggtgcgcacTACTGACGACaagaaggccgccgccgccggcgtcggcgtcggcaaaTGCAGGAGGAGATTCGTGCCGTCCGTGACGTCAGCGCTGATCGTAGGCGCGTTCCTCGGTCTGCTCCAGGCCGTATTCCTCGTTGCCGCCGGCAAGCCGCTGCTGCGCATCATGGGCGTCAAGCCg GGTTCACCAATGATGATCCCTGCACTGCGATACCTGGTAGTGAGATCTCTGGGTGCTCCGGCCGTGCTGCTGTCTCTGGCAATGCAAGGTGTTTTCAGAGGATTCAAGGACACCAAGACACCCTTATATGCAACTG TGACCGGCGACCTAGCGAACATCGCACTGGATCCGATCCTGATATTCACCTGCCGTTTTGGTGTGGTCGGTGCAGCCATTGCCCATGTCATTTCTCA GTACCTGATCACGCTGATAATGCTGTGCAAGCTCGTGAGGAAGGTCGATGTCATCCCGTCCAGTCTAAAATCACTCAAGTTTCGTCGTTTCCTCGGATGCG GGTTTCTGCTGCTGGCGAGGGTGGTGGCCGTGACGTTCTGCGTGACGCTGGCGGCGTCGCTCGCGGCGCGCCACGGcgcgacggccatggcggcgttcCAGATCTGCGCCCAAGTCTGGCTCGCCTCATcgctcctcgccgacggcctCGCTGTCGCCGGCCag GCCTTGCTTGCCAGCGCGTTTGCAAAGAAGGATCACTACAAGGTGGCGGTGACCACCGCCCGCGTGTTGCAGCTTGCTGTCGTCCTCGGCGTTGGGCTGACGGCCTTCCTCGCTGCCGGCATGTGGTTCGGCGCCGGCGTTTTTACCAGCGACGCCGTCGTCATCAGCACCATCCACAGAGGCGTTCCG TTCGTCGCCGGCACGCAGACGATAAACACGCTGGCCTTCGTCTTCGACGGCGTCAACTTCGGCGCCTCCGACTACGCCTTCGCTGCATACTCCATG GTCGGCGTAGCGGCGGTGACGATCCCGTGCTTGGTTCTTCTCTCGTCGCACGGCGGGTTCGTCGGGATCTGGATCGCCTTGGCCATCTACATGAGCGTCAGAGCATTTGCTAGCACCTGGAG GATGGGAGCAGCCAGGGGGCCGTGGAAGTTTCTTCGCAAATGA
- the LOC127760491 gene encoding protein DETOXIFICATION 42-like isoform X2 encodes MARSSSAPESMEADHQLTATVTAAASGDMPVTEQQQQQQMVAVAAPPATENADAAGGGGGGGGGGGGDNGDHLPPTATSLLGGARRTGLHLFVLNARSALRLDELGAEVLRIAVPASLALTADPLASLIDTAFIGRIGSVEIAAVGVAIAVFNQVMKVCIYPLVSVTTSFVAEEDAILSKGAAGDDDDDDDGHDAKGHGASAAAVADLEKQQVVGVDSAETNGAEVSTAAVRTTDDKKAAAAGVGVGKCRRRFVPSVTSALIVGAFLGLLQAVFLVAAGKPLLRIMGVKPGSPMMIPALRYLVVRSLGAPAVLLSLAMQGVFRGFKDTKTPLYATVTGDLANIALDPILIFTCRFGVVGAAIAHVISQYLITLIMLCKLVRKVDVIPSSLKSLKFRRFLGCGFLLLARVVAVTFCVTLAASLAARHGATAMAAFQICAQVWLASSLLADGLAVAGQALLASAFAKKDHYKVAVTTARVLQLAVVLGVGLTAFLAAGMWFGAGVFTSDAVVISTIHRGVPFVAGTQTINTLAFVFDGVNFGASDYAFAAYSMVGVAAVTIPCLVLLSSHGGFVGIWIALAIYMSVRAFASTWRMGAARGPWKFLRK; translated from the exons ATGGCGAGGAGTTCATCAGCTCCCGAATCCATGGAGGCGGATCACCAGCTGACAGCGACAGTGACAGCTGCTGCTTCCGGCGACATGCCGGTgaccgagcagcagcagcagcaacagatggtggcggtggcggcgccgccggcgaccgagAATGCTgatgctgccggcggcggtggcggcggtggcggcggcggcggcggcgataatggcgaccacttgccgccgacggcgacatCGTTGCTGGGCGGGGCGAGGAGGACGGGGCTGCATCTGTTCGTGCTGAACGCGAGGAGCGCGCTGAGGCTGGACGAGCTCGGCGCGGAGGTGCTGCGCATCGCCGTGCCGGCGTCGCTGGCGCTGACGGCCGACCCGCTGGCGTCGCTGATCGACACGGCGTTCATCGGCCGGATCGGGTCCGTGGAGATCGCCGCCGTGGGCGTCGCCATCGCGGTGTTCAACCAGGTCATGAAGGTGTGCATCTACCCGCTCGTCAGCGTCACCACCTCCTtcgtcgccgaggaggacgcCATCCTCAGCAAgggcgccgccggagacgacgacgacgacgacgacggccacgACGCCAAAGGCCACGGTGccagtgccgccgccgtcgcggatctggagaagcagcaggtggtgggtGTGGATTCAGCTGAAACCAATGGCGCCGAGgtctcgacggcggcggtgcgcacTACTGACGACaagaaggccgccgccgccggcgtcggcgtcggcaaaTGCAGGAGGAGATTCGTGCCGTCCGTGACGTCAGCGCTGATCGTAGGCGCGTTCCTCGGTCTGCTCCAGGCCGTATTCCTCGTTGCCGCCGGCAAGCCGCTGCTGCGCATCATGGGCGTCAAGCCg GGTTCACCAATGATGATCCCTGCACTGCGATACCTGGTAGTGAGATCTCTGGGTGCTCCGGCCGTGCTGCTGTCTCTGGCAATGCAAGGTGTTTTCAGAGGATTCAAGGACACCAAGACACCCTTATATGCAACTG TGACCGGCGACCTAGCGAACATCGCACTGGATCCGATCCTGATATTCACCTGCCGTTTTGGTGTGGTCGGTGCAGCCATTGCCCATGTCATTTCTCA GTACCTGATCACGCTGATAATGCTGTGCAAGCTCGTGAGGAAGGTCGATGTCATCCCGTCCAGTCTAAAATCACTCAAGTTTCGTCGTTTCCTCGGATGCG GGTTTCTGCTGCTGGCGAGGGTGGTGGCCGTGACGTTCTGCGTGACGCTGGCGGCGTCGCTCGCGGCGCGCCACGGcgcgacggccatggcggcgttcCAGATCTGCGCCCAAGTCTGGCTCGCCTCATcgctcctcgccgacggcctCGCTGTCGCCGGCCag GCCTTGCTTGCCAGCGCGTTTGCAAAGAAGGATCACTACAAGGTGGCGGTGACCACCGCCCGCGTGTTGCAGCTTGCTGTCGTCCTCGGCGTTGGGCTGACGGCCTTCCTCGCTGCCGGCATGTGGTTCGGCGCCGGCGTTTTTACCAGCGACGCCGTCGTCATCAGCACCATCCACAGAGGCGTTCCG TTCGTCGCCGGCACGCAGACGATAAACACGCTGGCCTTCGTCTTCGACGGCGTCAACTTCGGCGCCTCCGACTACGCCTTCGCTGCATACTCCATG GTCGGCGTAGCGGCGGTGACGATCCCGTGCTTGGTTCTTCTCTCGTCGCACGGCGGGTTCGTCGGGATCTGGATCGCCTTGGCCATCTACATGAGCGTCAGAGCATTTGCTAGCACCTGGAG GATGGGAGCAGCCAGGGGGCCGTGGAAGTTTCTTCGCAAATGA
- the LOC127759859 gene encoding uncharacterized protein LOC127759859, producing the protein MRPRVKDQPAGVGGIRRSRAVHAEAVLPVRAHAHAGADVGADVGTDVGADARTSASSSASADASADVGTDVGTDAGASADSRTSASTSTSTSADAGADVGTDVSSDASASSSADSRTSASASTSTSADVRTDVSTDAGASASADSCASADARTSASTDVSTDANASSSADAGADTSTSASADLRTNASTDLRTDASTSANADASTDLRTDASTSANADASTDLRTDASTDVRTNASACSNAGASTDLRTDASTDLRTYASADASTDAGASANADVSSDASADASASASTSASASTGAAVQAEAGLAGDADVGLDGRRVVAEQQKQRQHRHAQHRRPHLAGPRRHRRCFLLRRIGSFIELGLLLQS; encoded by the coding sequence ATGCGGCCGCGTGTGAAGGATCAACCAGCCGGGGTTGGTGGTATCAGACGGTCACGCGCTGTTCATGCTGAAGCTGTTCTGCCTGTTCGCGCGCACGcccacgccggcgccgacgttGGCGCCGACGTTGGCACCGACGTTGGCGCCGATGCCCGCACCAGCGCCAGCTCCAGCGCCAGCGCCGACGCCAGCGCCGACGTTGGCACCGACGTTGGCACCGACGCCGGCGCGAGCGCCGACTCCCGCACCAGcgccagcaccagcaccagcaccagcgccgacgccggcgccgacgttGGCACCGACGTTAGCTCCGATGCCAGCGCGAGCTCCAGCGCCGACTCCCGcaccagcgccagcgccagcaccagcaccagcgccGACGTTCGCACCGACGTTAGCACCGATGCCGGCGCGAGCGCCAGCGCCGACTCCTGCGCCAGCGCCGACGCCCGTACCAGCGCCAGCACCGACGTTAGCACCGATGCCAACGCGAGCTccagcgccgacgccggcgccgacaccAGCACCAGCGCCAGCGCCGACCTTCGCACCAACGCCAGCACCGACCTTCGCACCGACGCCAGCACCAGCGCCAACGCCGACGCCAGCACCGACCTTCGCACCGACGCCAGCACCAGCGCCAACGCCGACGCCAGCACCGACCTTCGCACCGACGCCAGCACCGACGTTCGCACCAACGCCAGCGCGTGCTCCAACGCCGGCGCCAGCACCGACCTTCGCACCGACGCCAGCACCGACCTTCGCACCTACGCCAGCGCCGACGCCAGCACCGACGCCGGCGCGAGCGCCAACGCCGACGTTAGCTCCGATGCCAGCGCCgacgccagcgccagcgccagcaCCAGCGCCAGCGcgagcaccggcgccgccgttcAGGCTGAAGCTGGCCTGGCGGGTGACGCCGACGTTGGCCTCGATGGCCGCCGCGTGGTGGccgagcagcagaagcagcgcCAGCACCGCCATGCCCAGCACCGTCGCCCGCACCTCGCcggacctcgccgccatcgccgctgcttcCTTCTTCGACGGATTGGCTCGTTTATTGAGCTTGGATTATTACTGCAATCTTGA